DNA sequence from the Salvia splendens isolate huo1 chromosome 19, SspV2, whole genome shotgun sequence genome:
GTAAATTACtagcacaacaacaaatatagtagtaagtagtaactagtaaactAGTAATTAGTAAACAACTTCAGCaaatagagagaatgaggagagaatagaaaAATAGAGATTGAAAATGatatccttgttaacacaagaatgaggtgagtaCAAATGAGtgagaagtggggtatttataggagtaatattggaagaaataaaaaaaatttgaaatttcaaattcggccGAAACTGACACTTTACCgcttgaaccggcggttcagtccacggttttctgacggaaaccgccggtttctgaccgaaaaccggcggcATCTGACCAATTTTTAGGCCTACGACCTGCACCCTACGACCTGCCACCTGAAAAGTCATCGGAACTGCCGGAAACCAatggttttcgtcagaaaccgccggtttgaaccgcaACCCTAGCCTGCCGCCCCTAGCCGGAATCCGCCGTTggaaccgttgaaccgccggttcacggttcaataaTCCCTCGACCATGAACCGACCCACCTGAACCGCGAACccgccggacggttcaaaccgccagTTCCGGTACcgattcatgaaccggcgggcccgaatcggcggttaaccgccgggcaggttcggtttgtgcatgtttAATCTGTACATAACTTTATTATTGGCTACAAAACTAAGATTAAATCTTCTATCACTAAAATCCCCTTAGAGGGGGATAGGGCTAAGTGGAGCGAAAAGGGTTTTCCATGAGAGTCTGCGGTTCCATTGTGTGTGCTCGGGGTAGAAGTTTTGTATAAATGTATTGGAGGGGTGGGCCCAGTGAATGTTTGGCGATAGAGCATTGCATCTTTGCTGAGTTATGTACGACTactaaataaattgaatttgaacaataaatatttaagtttgtagtagtatttcttttttgggTAAATTGCctaaaaagtcacaaactttgtGGAAAGTTTGGCTTTTCCCACAAAATATAAAAGTTGCGcctaaagtcacgaactttatcGGATCGTGTAAATTTCCCAAACTACCCGACCTGGCGGCATATTTCCGTTAAAATCTTATCCTACGTGGCATGCTGAAGGCATGAATTGGCAAAATTTCTGGCTTAACCCTAAACTCAGGTAATATAACCTCTTTTTGGCTGATTTCGAAAGCGCAACTCCAATTCAATCGACGGAAAACGTAATCGACAAGAGTGAAATCGCCGTCAAACGGTTTAGGGATGAAATCGACGACGTGTAAAGAAgattcaataaataaaacataaaatgacGTCGTTTTGTGCCTAGTCAAAAATTTTGCCAAGTCACGCCTCTGGCATGCCACGTGGGataagtttttaacggaaatatgtcGTCAGGTCGGTAGTTTGGGAAATTTGCACGAACCGATAAAGTTCGTAACTTTAGTCGCAACTTTTATAGTTTGTGGGAAAAAACAAACTTTCCtcaaagtttgtgactttttaggcaattttcttttttttaatgataaatttaaacttaaaacACCTCACAAAATCTATATGAATCAAAGTCAGATTTCATAATTGAAGCTAGACAATTACCTAGAGGAATGCTTAAACTATGTACTCATTTATAAAGTGTACATTCGTATATGATATGTCAAAGCCTCAAATCCTACACACCTATACGGCTATACCTTATATTTGGTTGGGAtttgattttcaattaattgCTCACACTTGAATATTCTATATATGTTCGTGGAAGGAGACTATTCACCAACTTTGAGTATCTTTAATGATATAAATTACTATGACTTCTGAataaattttatgtatattatttacaaaattatgTTGGTTGAAACAAAATTTGCTTGTGAAATAGAAGAGTATCGCTAGAGCTGAAGGAAGCATGAAATTAGTAATGAATGGGAGCTTCACCAACTTAGTTTCTTGTTTGAgtagtattattaaattaatgaaatataaattatttaaacaaaaacataaaaaatatatatttgcaaTAAAAGACCCTGGGCACAAAGTAATTACAGCAGCCATCCCCCCACCTAGGACTGACAATTTTTGGCACGACACGAACTAGCACGAGATTAATGGGTATGTGTTAAAGCTTATTGAGTCcttgtcgttatcgtgtcgacacgataacgacacggaaatttcgtgtcgtgttcgtgttacacgttaagaaataatatattataatattattattttttatttattttaaaatttaaattaggtTTAGTCTAATGGAGCACTTAGGATTAGCGTGAAAatagatttttcatttttattctaAATCACTTTCCAGTTTAGGGTTTAGCAGCGCCGCAACCGCTCGTGTTATCAGGTCGTATTATTATAGTGTCGTTATTGTGTCTtgtcatatatgtgttgttatcgtgtcgtgttgacctgaagtggttcgtgtcgttaatgtgTCCGTGTCTAAGGGTAgcaggtcgtgttcgtgtttggagttttcttaacgggtcatgttcgtgtttgttgttatcatgtcgacacgataacgacactaCACGCACGATttcgtgtgtgtgagtgttTGGGTGTGTGTGTTTGTTCAACAAACAATGCGGGCACTGCCTCCCGAGCCACACCCCGGTGCCGGCGACTCCGACCCTGATCCCGACCCCAACCCTTGTGCCGCCCCCATCTCCAACCCCAACCCCAACCCATGTGCCACGCCCTCCGACCCCATCTCCGACTCCGACCCTAACCCCAGCTCCATCTCCGTCTCCGACtccgaccccgaccccgacccTGACCCCAACCCCAACCCCAACCCCTGTGCCACGCCCTCCGATCCCATCTCCAACtccgaccccgaccccgacgCCGACCTCAACCCCAACTCCTGTGCCACGCCCTCCAACCCCGTCACCCAAGCCCTGCTCTCCAACCCCAACCACAACCCCGGTGCCGCCGACCCCGACCCCTGTGCCACGCCCTCCGACTCCGACCACAATCCCAACCCCATCTGCGACTCTGACCCCGAATCCGACACCTACCCCGACCCCAACCCCAACCCTAACCCCATCTCCGTCTCTGACTTCGACCCCGACCCCAACCCCAACCCCTGTGCCACGCCCTCCAACCTAGTCACCCACGCCCTCTAACCTCATCACCCAAGCCCTGCCCTCCAACCCCAACCCCATCTCCGTCTCCGACTCCGACCCCGAGCCCAACCCCAACCCATGTACCTCGCCCTCTGACCCCATCTCCGACTCCGACTCTGACTCCGACCCCAACCCCAACCCCATCTCCGTCTCTGACTCCGACCTCAACCCCAACCCCGTCACCCAAGCCATGTGCCACGCCCTCCAACTCCGTCACCAAAGTTTGCCGCTTTGCCTTCCTTTCCTAGATTCGGAGCGCCAATAACAAATGTTTTCCAAGTTCTTTTGTACACTCATTCCATCTTCTAAGTATTATCtatcttttaaataaaaagaactCCCTTTTTTTAGctcaatttgttatttttactaCTTCTCGTTTATTTACTCTATTGTTAAGTTTTGTTGTTCTCACATATTTATGTATTTCACATTATAaagtaatactaatatttataatttatcctAGAGGGGTCTTCTTATATTACTTATaccatcataatccaaaattaagatcaaatttacacccttagattttaaaatgaattgatGAAATTAAATCTCACGAATTTcaataatagataaaatatcaacaaatggGTAAGATCATCATTTAGTTAACATATTATAATTTTTGTGGTTCTTTTATATCAACATGGTgcattacaaatatcaacacagtgacaTGAAAATCTCAACACAAGTACTAGAAATATCAACACtatttattgatattgtacatgcattatattaagattgtttgatgcatttattgataaaaatttgcttatcaacatatacgaaaactgaaataaaaattatcaaatttcaccattcgaacgtcgtcggaacgtatgcaattgagatctcgttagaatccttataaaattatctttaatttgatacattttttacgaaaaaataatttaaatcgagagagttacgtaaattcaaagttttgagatgattttgaaGAAAGATAAAGTAGTTCGTTGTAACTACTATATTTATGACTTGACATTAATAcctttgaatttatttaattattatttaaatttatattataatccacttgacattatttcaaccactaaATCTCCTCATCTGACGGTTAGAATTTGATCTCAATTTTgaattactatttatttatttagcaaTTGATCAGCACCGTATTCTAAAGTTaatctataaataaaaaatactagtgGAGTAATTATGTAGCTTCATACATTTCAAAATATTTGTATCTTTAATATGAAGTACTATTTAAACTTTTGCTTCCTATTTTTCAAAAATCTATTTGTTTATCATTTGCATTGAATTTTATTGTGGAGTTCTGGATGACAAAAAGTTTAGCAAAATAATATTGTAAGATTTAgcaaggaaataaataaatgcaTAGTTGTTTCCGTTCACATCTGGAATTAGGGGCGTATACCACCAAAATGTTACACAAAAAGGACCAAAATGTCACACAAAAAGGCCGTATTTACAACATCTACGGTACGGAAAAGAAATCTTAACAAAACTAACTAGTATGAGataattaaacataaaaataattagacTGATATGTCTCATGGGAAGTTGTCGTACATATCACATAAGCAATCCAAATCTATTAATACAAGTATTGTTCTGAAGCCATTGCTTGACCACATTAGtaaaataaacatttttatCAGCACTCTTACCCATACTTTATGTTTtcatgtcacgcccgcattacctaaggataggaagtacggtggaccgcgactaggggaggagtaaagaagcggggaagaaaggggaaaaacaagaatatttgacccaaagacatttaataaaaggaaattcattttaaaacaaggtactgtagcgacatttcaaaagtttaagtaaccagagtttaaatgaaaacattgtttcggattacaagcagcggaaaaagatcaagagacagataatgccgggtatgacgacacgacattaTCCAAAACAAAGTGAAACGCATTTTgactttaactgctcaacatccgtcctccccatcgccgctcaacctgcacattaagaaaacaacatgcagggctgagtacttattgcactcagtggacacacgccaaaatcatagtttgtcatgccataacagtgtaacattggggttttgagtgtaatgaaaataacccaagtacaccaaaatatatttcataaattcgactgcgcagtcattttccgatattgccacccttattccctcaatcatacactatctgatccaaacggtgacaaggggcgtggccacacaccccaggtcatctagaccggccaacttgctctcagatggcacccagtctcgtgtacactagcctgagggttcgcagcccaacagacccgaattcgattaaacatatgtggtaaaccacttcagataggtttcaaatcaaaacatttggcaagacaaacagttcacctccataaacaattccggaacagagtccgtattaaaaacaacccacgtaaaagtagggtagaaaagcccacctcgattgcttagcttttaaaataattcccttcttcaaccacactttcctcgtaaacgatcacccttttgaaagataaattgtatcatgattagagtcagaaaagacgagactttaaacgacaatgcatgattcctacgtggacgacttcaacatctagcacgttacacgtacatacacttaacaacatgttacaaaacaaacacacaaagtcacacgttcgaaacacaccccgcacgcaaacgacgtacccaaaacgcgcacacgacacacgaacacagcactccaagtcctggcatacccttactgtgcaaacggctcacttggctcggaaaaggttcggaaaaactcggaaaaaggatcggcgtctcgacatggctcggtgtctcggccgctggctcggcacctcggccacctgttcggcacctcggccgctggctcggcacctcgaccgcctgctcggcacctcggccgcctgctcggcacctcggccgctggctcggcatctcggccgcctgctcggcacctcggccgctggctcggcacctcggccgcctggctcgtcccgtgcacactcactttcctccaacttccgattctcaaaccctatacaacattcacaccacacattctccgtcccaaaacacacccagacacctgggatcatcccttcaaaacccccccacaacactgccctaggccggcccctaaaactctcggccaacccacgcaaaaccctcgaaccaaacactgattttcccgagccatctcttggtcaaacacacccacattcatcacaaaaacatagcactcagaatcacgccaattgcacatgaaaacatctcccaaaaacatacaactcacgaaactgcgcagtttacttgcaaaaatcataataaattcatacgacatccaaagaggctgaaaattacacaccaAACAGAAGCCACATTAACCTTTATACAGTTTAAaattcgtacccaacggagatcgtttgcttagataaaaaggggtcggaacccactgccagttactaccaaaaacatgctcaaccatatcacaaagccacaaaccctattcagcatctaaaccatccaaaacgtcctatatgcatgagttttcgaattaaacaagggttagggtttggttacctttcttggatagttcaaacgtaaaTTCGAAGCTTTCCCTACACCGATTTACAACGTACgagcgtaacaccttgaagaagccaagatgatgatgagaaggggatgaatggggaaaggtaaaccgagagagagaggggcgaGAGCTTACCGTGAGAGCACACTTCGAGAGAGATGAgagctagagagcgagagagagagagagagagagaccgagaAGAGAGAACGAATGGAAAAGAGGGGGAGGGAAATCGGTTATGAGGGAGTGGGGGCGGTTGAGAGAATCATGGGGTGATGGGGgaggttttttttttcgaaaaagaagagagaattggggagggagggatttaatttgttaattaggagtttttattcatagcttaattacttaattccattttaatttgcctaggtagaaaataccacatccacaacaatcaaataaacacaaaaacataaaaatttcatccttaattaaaagaataaaattccacaaattttcgggtattacattcctcccaccttaacaaaatttcgtctcgaaatttgttagattactcaaacagctctggaaacttctctctcatcttatcttctgattcccatgttgcctcttcggttccatgattcctccaccgtactttcaccgaagcaattgacttattcctcaattcttgtactcttcgatccaaaatggcctcgggcttctcctcatagcttagatcgggatttaggaccatcatctcttcttggtgaactatgtgtgtggggtcaaacacgtacttcctcaattgtgacacatggaagacgttgtgcacatttccaaagcttggtggtagagccaacctgtatgctaccacgccgactctatccaaaatctcgtatggaccaataaatcggggtctcagctttcccttcactccaaaacgagttattcccttagaaggggaaactttcagaaagaccttttccccgacctcgaactgtaactcggtccttcgaacatccgcataagatttctgtcgatcttgtgcctccttgatcctcccacggatttgtcggacaatctctatcatctcttctacagagtctggtccgagaattcttctctcacccacttcatcccaataaagtggcgatctacacttctttccatacaaggcctcatatggggccatcttgatagtcgcctggtaactattgttgtacgcgaattcaaccaatggcaacacttcttcccaaccccagcctcgatcaagcaccacggctcgtagcatgtcctccaaggcttgtatcgttctctccgactgcccgtcggtttgagggtggaaagctgtactgaaattcaacttagtccccaactcgcgttgcaggcttgtccaaaatctagaagtgaatttagcatcacgatcagatgtgattgtcgctggaactccatgcaagcgtataatctcccgtacatataccttagccaactggTCGGATCCATAAGTAGCGCGAACCGGTACAAagtgggcagatttggtgagacgatctataatcacccaaatcaccgtgttccctcgctgggattttggcagtcctatcacaaagtccattgcaatatgttcccacttccattccggaatctcgaggggttgcaatttcccatagggccgttggtgtagcgcctttacttgttgacacgctaggcatctctccacaaaagctgcaacatgctttttcataccgttccaccaaaactgtcttttcaagtcttgatacattttggtgctccctggatgagcagcgtatggggtttcatgtgcttctctcatgatttccatcctccAGCCTTCATCCTtgggcacacacaaccttcccttgtaggtGAGAccgttatccgctgcctcacggaaacttccgggttcacccgtcctcacttctgagcgaatcctTTCTAGTagcgtatctcgccgttgagcttccacaattctggctcttaagtcgggttccatcaccaacgtggctactatcccttccacagtctcgggcattctcaccacttccaagcgcatcttactgaactcttggattatactctcctcgatagtaagaaaggtggccagctgagattgagacttcctactaagagcatcggccactacgtttgcttttcccggatggtaatttataccacaatcgtagtcctttaccaactcgagccacctacgttggcgcatgttcaactccttttgctcaaagaagtactttaggctcttatggtccgtgtatatctcacaacggactccatagagatggtgtctccaaatcttcaaagcatgcaccacagctgccagttccaagtcatgcgtcggataattcagttcatggggcttcaattgtctcgatgcatatgcaatcactttccccttctgcataagcacacatcccagtcccaccttcgacgcatccgtatataccgcatagtcagtctctggctccggcacagctaggattggtgcggtggtcaatttctccttcaacaactgaaagctcgcctcacattctggtgtccaaatcatcttgactccctttttcagttgttgcgtcattggccttgctatcttcgagaatccctcgatgaatcttcgataatagcccgccagtcctaaaaagcttcggatttcattttgtgtagaaggtggcTTCCATTCCTGCACtgcttccaccttggccgggtctacacgaattccatctgaggttactacatgtccaagaaagttcacttccttgagccaaaactcgcatttactgaacttggcatatagtttctcgtcccttagagttgctaagacggttctcaagtgctctttgtgctcctcttcgttctttgagtaaacgagcacgtcatcgatgaaaactaggacaaaccgatccagaaatggatggaacacgcggttcataaggtccatgaacactgccggggcgttcgtcagtccaaaaggcatcacgacgaactcataatgaccatatcttgttcgaaaagctgtcttgggtacatcttctcgccgaaccctcagctgatggtacccagacctcaaatccatcttagagaagactcctgcccctcgaagttggtcaaacaagtcgtctatccttggtagtggatacttgttctttaGCGTTAGTTTATTTAGctcccgatagtcgatgcacatcctcatcgttccatccttcttctttacaaacaacactggtgctccccatggtgacacgctaggtctaatgaatcccaattccagtagctcttgcagttgcaccttaagctcctccaactcttttggcgccattctataaggtgccttggatattggtgccgatccgggctccagatcgatcgtgaattctacctgcctgtcgggtgggggtcccggcaatgcatcggggaaaaCATCGGggtattcactcactatcgccacatcttctatcttcctgtctttcttctcctccccattcaaataaacaaggtacgctggacatcccttcctcatcattgtagtggcttgcagcgcagagataatggacttgcgtcggctcattgggactccgtgaaacttcatcggctcttttccgggggtttcaaacgagatttccctttctctacaatgaagggtaacgtggttctccgctaaccaatccatacccaagattatgtctacgctacccatcgtcattacttgcaaattataagccactaaactgagttcacctattccaaagttcacacatgcacaagatcgggatatatctatagtcccgcctaccggtgaggtcacactcatagtgggttcggtcttaacagtatgTAAtcccaaagtatccacacaagacgttgatataaaggaatgcgacgcacccgtatcaaacaagacaactataggcatattgagaagtgtgcccatacctgccaagtttccttgctcaaaggtttctttcccgtttgccggctgtttccccttcaaggcgtaggcccttgcttgcgatggcaatccttggcggcgttgctgcggtggaggtgcaggtagtgcctgggattgtggacggaaacctagctggttctgtctcgttcccgttcccatgttcttatttgggcaGCTTCGAaagtaatggccacttccaccacagttgaagcacctagggtctcgacactccccggcgtggtacttgaagcaccttccacattgagggttcctcggcggaaagtttgccctcggttggaaagtattctgtctcccgccattgtagggtgggttcctcatgtgttgtggcctcttaccaccatactgagcctggtcaccatcccacctcctcttctcttggtggcctgactgagcttgtaggggtgtcgcgtttgttgttgccacaactcttggcttagggagtgcatcttccacgtccagtgcacaagtcaagatctccgagtaggagagttctcctcgacaggccaacgcggcctttatctcatctctgagcccggcccggaacttcaccgcccatttctcatcggtgtccatcaactcgggcgcatatcgtgccatctgcgcgagggctcggtcatactcggtcacagtcattcggccttggcttagcgtgtggaactctaccaccttggcccgtctgtacgtctttgggacatacttgttgtcaatctccaccttaaactcctcccatgttagcgcctcCAGGCGGGCAGGATCCATAGTTctctgccgagtctcccaccagtaatcggcagcacctgatAATTGAAAGGTAGcgccagcaatgcgctccctatctgtgcactccatgaccctgaagatacgctcgaggccgcgtatccactcttccgctttggatgggtctccttgtccgtcaaattttgggggattctgccttgagaacgtaactatgaatctttcttgttgaggcgggggtggaggtggtggtggtggaggtggtgccccCACGTTGGTTCCTTGTCGTGGTTGACGTCcccgtcttggcggcattctgattcaataccCATAAGTGTTACTTTAATTCTCATCCAagattaccactttctcaaaaattcttataaaaccttcatgtagtataagatgcaacacataggatataaaccaaaatcaaattctcattaaaagaaagaaggccaacattgttcccaagagtagatcgtactgaaagcaaaaactgaaaagacaacgaactattctaattctagactacgactctatcatcctcatccataggcccttcctccgggtcttcgtcgtcgtcctcctcggagttccctggcagagcctcctcataatcatcttcatacccttgttcaccctcgtacatgctcacatacttgtcctgatacacgaccctctcttccacctcctgtgggggctgctcctctcgagagtccaccagtgcacaatacacggctttccgaaagccagccatgtcacccaccatgtcatcggtagcgggctcatgccacgtgtacctcctcgccgttctttcggcccactccttccagctatcgggaagcaaatctattagcttctcaatgccgtcatgctctgtcactccgaactcctgagctgccctccagagggtgtcgaagtgtgccacgaactcgatcaacggtacgtgatccttcttccggtactctctataatccctgagcaccctctgtgccctaagtctatcgcgatcactccgtcgcgcggttcggaacatacgcgccatctatagaaaaacagaaacaaccgcctcgcgtataaaaacagagtacataaccgaagaagagagagagagagagagtgtgtatgcacgtatcgctgttctaacccaaacccgctggtgttcaaaggccaaaagctcttatctatcataggtccaagaagcactagtgaaattctatcacgtctaagttcaaacattcaaaaggccaacacatactcacataaaagctcacatcaacattcacgtcatcatatcatcacacatcagccacatgctttcatataagttcatcatacatcaacagttcataacaccataacagttcataactcaaataatttccaacttttccacatcactttgtacccttccacatgtctcaacatttacttaaactttacataaaaatcattttcaacaccaaaatcacaatttcctccacttccatatactttccaaaatttcgaaattttcattacctcatttcaggttgagtgcgatgagtcggatgttgagccaatgacacttttgaaaacttact
Encoded proteins:
- the LOC121778970 gene encoding circumsporozoite protein-like translates to MRALPPEPHPGAGDSDPDPDPNPCAAPISNPNPNPCATPSDPISDSDPNPSSISVSDSDPDPDPDPNPNPNPCATPSDPISNSDPDPDADLNPNSCATPSNPVTQALLSNPNHNPGAADPDPCATPSDSDHNPNPICDSDPESDTYPDPNPNPNPISVSDFDPDPNPNPCATPSNLVTHAL